A genomic stretch from Pirellulales bacterium includes:
- the dnaJ gene encoding molecular chaperone DnaJ, giving the protein MAQKRDYYEVLGVERGCSATEISAAFRKLAVKYHPDKNPGDEEAARYFKEAAEAFEVLSDGEKRSRYDRFGHAGIDGPGGGSPHFTDVNDIFEAFGGIFGEGFGDLFGRGRGRGGRRATKGADIRCDVTLDLLEAARGVTKVVHFERHEECSECHGSGARPGTKPEKCKYCGGRGQVVQSAGIFRMQTTCPSCHGAGTTINDPCTGCRGEGYLRKRVKREVTIPPGVDNDVRLRLTGEGDPDPHGGPRGDCYCFLHVKDHPLFRRDGRNLICQIPITYTQAALGAAIEVPTIEGKEELEVPAGTATGEVFRLRGRGMPDPHARGKGDLLVQVHVEVPKSLTPRQEELLRELAEEERTNVTPHRKSFFEKLRDYFVPEDSAQTSE; this is encoded by the coding sequence ATGGCCCAGAAGCGCGATTACTATGAAGTCCTCGGCGTCGAGCGCGGCTGCTCGGCCACCGAGATTTCCGCTGCCTTCCGCAAGCTGGCCGTGAAGTATCATCCGGACAAGAACCCGGGTGACGAAGAAGCGGCGCGGTATTTCAAAGAGGCGGCCGAAGCCTTCGAGGTGTTGAGCGACGGCGAGAAGCGTTCGCGCTACGACCGTTTTGGCCACGCGGGCATCGACGGTCCCGGCGGCGGCTCGCCCCACTTCACCGACGTCAACGATATTTTCGAAGCGTTCGGCGGCATCTTCGGTGAGGGATTCGGCGACTTGTTCGGCCGGGGGCGCGGCCGCGGTGGCCGCCGGGCAACCAAGGGGGCCGATATCCGCTGCGACGTGACGCTCGATCTGCTCGAAGCGGCTCGCGGCGTGACCAAGGTCGTGCATTTCGAGCGGCACGAGGAATGCAGCGAATGCCACGGCAGCGGTGCGCGACCCGGCACCAAGCCCGAGAAGTGCAAGTATTGCGGCGGGCGAGGGCAGGTTGTGCAGAGCGCGGGAATCTTCCGCATGCAGACCACTTGCCCTTCCTGCCATGGCGCCGGCACAACGATTAACGATCCCTGCACGGGCTGCCGGGGCGAAGGATACCTGCGCAAACGCGTCAAGCGCGAGGTAACGATCCCGCCGGGCGTGGATAACGATGTCCGCCTGCGTTTGACGGGCGAAGGCGATCCGGATCCGCATGGCGGGCCGCGCGGCGATTGCTACTGCTTTTTACATGTCAAGGATCATCCGCTCTTCCGCCGAGATGGACGCAACCTGATTTGCCAGATCCCCATCACATACACGCAGGCGGCCTTGGGTGCGGCGATCGAAGTCCCCACGATCGAAGGAAAAGAAGAACTCGAAGTTCCCGCCGGTACCGCGACCGGTGAGGTTTTTCGACTGCGCGGCCGCGGCATGCCCGACCCACACGCCCGCGGCAAGGGAGACTTGCTCGTGCAGGTACACGTCGAAGTTCCGAAGTCGTTGACGCCCCGGCAGGAAGAGCTACTGCGCGAGCTGGCCGAGGAGGAGCGGACAAACGTCACGCCGCATCGAAAGAGTTTCTTCGAGAAGCTGCGAGACTATTTCGTGCCCGAGGACAGCGCGCAAACAAGCGAGTAA
- the grpE gene encoding nucleotide exchange factor GrpE, which produces MTNKKHGEEVDAAACASPESAADSSEEPMASEAAELRAQLDEAKERALRLQAEWENFRKRARRELEEERRYADLRLLGDLLPVLDNMQRAIEAATKSSDGGGLLEGFKLVKQQLENVLAQHHCQRIDALNHPFDPHLHEALMQQPTTDAAPNTVIAVAREGFKLHDRVIRPAQVIVAAAPEG; this is translated from the coding sequence ATGACGAACAAGAAGCACGGCGAGGAAGTGGATGCGGCGGCGTGTGCGTCTCCCGAGAGCGCGGCCGATTCCAGCGAAGAGCCCATGGCCAGCGAGGCAGCCGAATTGCGCGCCCAGTTGGACGAGGCCAAGGAGCGGGCCTTGCGCTTGCAGGCCGAGTGGGAGAATTTTCGCAAGCGTGCTCGTCGCGAGCTCGAGGAAGAGCGTCGCTACGCCGATCTGCGTTTGCTGGGTGACTTGCTGCCAGTGCTCGACAACATGCAACGAGCGATCGAGGCGGCAACGAAGTCGTCCGACGGCGGTGGTTTGCTGGAAGGATTCAAACTGGTCAAGCAGCAATTGGAGAACGTGCTGGCGCAGCACCATTGCCAGCGGATCGACGCACTGAATCATCCGTTCGATCCGCACCTGCACGAGGCCTTGATGCAGCAGCCCACCACGGACGCCGCTCCGAACACCGTGATCGCCGTGGCGCGCGAGGGTTTCAAGCTGCACGATCGCGTGATCCGGCCGGCACAGGTGATCGTGGCCGCGGCGCCGGAGGGCTAA
- a CDS encoding zinc ribbon domain-containing protein, with protein MPTYDYVCDNCNHAFELFQSITESPKKKCPECGKSKLRRLFGTGAAIVFKGSGFYQTDYRSDSYKKRAEADKPSSESKSSESKSSDKKSSSSGQAEKKSKGD; from the coding sequence GTGCCCACTTACGATTACGTCTGCGATAATTGCAATCACGCGTTCGAGCTGTTTCAGTCGATCACGGAATCGCCGAAGAAGAAGTGCCCGGAATGCGGCAAATCGAAGCTGCGCCGCCTGTTCGGCACCGGCGCCGCGATCGTCTTCAAAGGGTCGGGCTTTTACCAGACCGACTATCGCAGCGATTCGTACAAGAAGCGCGCCGAGGCCGACAAACCCTCGAGCGAATCGAAAAGCTCGGAGAGCAAATCCTCGGACAAGAAAAGCTCGTCATCGGGCCAGGCGGAAAAGAAGTCGAAAGGCGACTGA
- the yacG gene encoding DNA gyrase inhibitor YacG gives MPFCSERCRRIDLGRWLDEGYGLPYERAEDERPDDLANND, from the coding sequence ATGCCTTTTTGCAGCGAGCGTTGCCGGCGCATCGATCTGGGGCGATGGCTCGACGAGGGTTACGGCCTGCCGTACGAGCGGGCTGAGGATGAACGGCCGGACGATCTGGCGAATAATGATTAA
- a CDS encoding P-II family nitrogen regulator, with the protein MKLIIAIIQPTKLDPLREALVKIGVTRMTVCDAQGYGQQRGRTAMYRGHEYKTNLLRKIELEILVNDDFVDRTVDCIASVARTGPEGSIGDGKIWVLPAEQVVRLSDVMEGPEAV; encoded by the coding sequence GTGAAGCTTATCATCGCCATCATTCAGCCGACGAAGCTCGATCCGCTGCGCGAGGCGCTTGTGAAAATCGGCGTCACGCGGATGACCGTGTGCGATGCCCAGGGCTATGGTCAGCAACGCGGTCGCACGGCGATGTACCGCGGCCACGAATACAAGACGAACCTGCTGCGCAAAATCGAGCTCGAGATCCTTGTGAACGACGATTTCGTCGACCGCACGGTCGATTGCATCGCCAGTGTTGCCCGCACGGGGCCCGAGGGAAGCATCGGCGACGGCAAGATTTGGGTGTTGCCGGCGGAACAAGTGGTGCGGCTGAGCGACGTGATGGAAGGCCCCGAGGCAGTATGA
- a CDS encoding zinc-dependent metalloprotease, with product MTRQGRVFGAFLALLAIASALPARADEAADKEKEKAAEAAKAAEKSAPKPKFPPYADVLKDAKAIDGLIKLHHKGEKVYAELTSSQMDRDFIVLISIARGIGEGALIGGMSWGFGDDWLWQFRRVDDNVHIVRRNVRFKAASGSPEERAVKLAYTDSVLFSLPIATIGPSGGLVVDLTPVFMSDLPQISHALPGFSFATNKSSWAEVKGLPENVELEVAATYASGGFFSLDTVPDSRGATINVHYSISLLPQTGYQPRLADDRVGHFLTAIKDFSKKSDEDRFIRYVNRWDLQKAEPSAELSPPKKAIMFYIEKTVPYKYRKPISDGILEWNKAFEKAGFVNAIEVHQQLDKDDTDPENINYNFFRWITAGAGFAMGPSRVNPTTGQILDADIIFDADFIQFWKRDYENFTTGKIEALTGGPLELKEYEERLARVPEHLRHSYMCQCELNHGMAHEFALGSVALLARGLGPEAVKEQDKLIMQGLKEVTMHEVGHTLGLRHNFKASSAVSLADLNNPEKAREIGLTASVMDYSPANIVSKDFKQSNYYSQTIGPYDMWAIEYAYKPLSGGTEGEVAELKKIASRSAEPLLAYATDEDTRGIDSDPLANRFDLGSDPVEYAKDRTKLISELWPGLVDRVTENGDGYERARQAFGVLLANYGRAVFFAARYIGGVNVHRDHKGDPNARAPYLIVPVAKQREALGLLEQLVFSDKPFNFPPELYNHLASSHWNHWGSDIPLRSDYAVHEVISMWQDRVLSQLLGSLTLHRLHDAELKIPADQDAFTTAELLTHLTGSIFAEIDALPQGDYSNRKPAISSLRRNLQRIYLKRLASMALGQRGVPEDCQTVAYAELSGLNAKIKKVLENNPKLDTYTRAHLTESSERIGKVLEARLVTSTP from the coding sequence ATGACCAGGCAGGGTCGCGTTTTCGGCGCGTTTTTGGCACTTCTGGCTATTGCGAGCGCGTTGCCCGCCCGAGCGGATGAGGCCGCCGACAAGGAAAAGGAGAAGGCCGCGGAAGCCGCCAAGGCCGCTGAGAAGTCGGCACCGAAGCCGAAATTTCCTCCCTACGCCGACGTGCTCAAGGACGCCAAGGCGATCGACGGCCTGATCAAGCTGCATCACAAAGGCGAGAAGGTCTACGCCGAGCTGACCAGCAGCCAGATGGACCGTGACTTTATCGTGCTGATCTCGATCGCCCGCGGCATCGGCGAAGGGGCGTTGATCGGCGGCATGAGCTGGGGTTTCGGCGACGATTGGTTGTGGCAATTCCGGCGCGTGGACGACAACGTGCATATCGTGCGGCGCAACGTACGCTTCAAGGCCGCCAGCGGCAGCCCCGAAGAGCGCGCCGTAAAGCTCGCCTACACCGATAGTGTGCTGTTCAGCTTGCCGATTGCCACGATTGGCCCCTCAGGCGGATTGGTCGTCGACCTGACGCCGGTCTTCATGAGCGATCTGCCACAGATCTCGCACGCGCTACCGGGATTTTCGTTCGCCACGAACAAATCAAGCTGGGCCGAAGTGAAGGGACTGCCCGAGAACGTCGAGCTGGAAGTGGCCGCGACGTACGCATCGGGCGGGTTCTTCTCGCTCGACACCGTACCCGACAGCCGCGGTGCCACGATCAACGTCCACTATTCGATCAGCTTGCTGCCGCAAACCGGCTACCAGCCGCGGCTGGCGGACGATCGCGTCGGCCATTTTCTGACCGCGATCAAGGACTTTTCCAAGAAGTCGGACGAGGACCGCTTCATCCGCTACGTGAATCGCTGGGATTTGCAGAAAGCCGAGCCGTCGGCCGAGCTTTCGCCGCCGAAGAAGGCGATCATGTTCTACATCGAAAAGACCGTGCCATACAAATATCGCAAGCCGATCAGCGACGGCATCCTGGAATGGAACAAGGCTTTCGAAAAGGCGGGCTTCGTCAATGCGATCGAGGTGCATCAGCAGCTCGACAAGGACGACACCGATCCGGAAAACATCAATTACAACTTCTTCCGCTGGATCACCGCCGGCGCCGGCTTCGCCATGGGTCCCAGCCGCGTCAACCCGACGACGGGCCAGATTCTCGACGCCGATATCATCTTCGACGCCGACTTCATCCAGTTCTGGAAGCGCGACTACGAGAATTTCACGACCGGCAAGATCGAGGCCCTGACCGGCGGCCCGCTCGAGCTGAAGGAATACGAAGAGCGGCTGGCCCGCGTGCCCGAACATCTGCGTCACAGCTATATGTGCCAATGCGAGCTGAACCACGGCATGGCGCACGAGTTCGCGCTGGGCAGCGTGGCGCTTTTGGCCCGTGGCCTGGGCCCCGAAGCCGTCAAAGAGCAAGACAAACTGATCATGCAGGGTTTGAAGGAAGTGACCATGCACGAAGTCGGCCACACATTGGGCCTGCGCCACAACTTCAAGGCCAGTAGCGCGGTATCGCTCGCGGACTTGAACAATCCCGAGAAAGCGCGCGAGATCGGGCTGACCGCCTCGGTCATGGACTACTCGCCGGCCAATATCGTCAGCAAGGATTTCAAACAGTCGAACTACTATTCGCAGACGATCGGCCCGTACGACATGTGGGCGATCGAATACGCCTACAAGCCCCTTTCCGGTGGAACCGAAGGGGAAGTGGCCGAGTTGAAGAAGATTGCCTCGCGCTCGGCCGAGCCGCTGTTGGCCTACGCCACGGACGAAGACACGCGCGGCATCGACTCGGATCCATTGGCTAACCGGTTCGACTTGGGCAGCGACCCCGTCGAGTATGCCAAGGATCGCACCAAGCTGATCTCGGAGCTTTGGCCGGGCCTGGTCGATCGCGTCACCGAGAACGGCGACGGCTACGAACGGGCGCGTCAGGCCTTCGGAGTACTGTTGGCGAATTACGGACGTGCCGTGTTCTTTGCGGCGCGTTATATCGGCGGCGTCAACGTCCATCGCGATCACAAGGGAGATCCGAACGCACGAGCGCCGTACCTGATCGTTCCCGTCGCCAAGCAGCGCGAGGCGCTCGGCCTGCTCGAGCAATTGGTGTTCAGCGACAAGCCGTTCAACTTTCCGCCCGAGCTGTACAATCACCTGGCTTCGAGCCACTGGAACCACTGGGGCAGCGACATACCGCTGCGTAGCGATTACGCCGTGCATGAAGTGATCAGCATGTGGCAGGACCGCGTGCTATCGCAACTGTTGGGTTCGTTGACGTTGCACCGGCTGCACGACGCCGAGCTGAAGATTCCGGCCGACCAGGACGCTTTCACCACGGCCGAACTTCTCACGCATCTGACGGGCTCGATTTTCGCCGAGATCGACGCCCTGCCACAAGGTGATTACAGCAATCGCAAGCCCGCCATCAGCAGCCTGCGCCGTAACTTGCAGCGTATCTACTTGAAGCGGCTGGCCAGCATGGCGCTCGGTCAGCGTGGCGTGCCCGAGGATTGCCAGACCGTGGCTTACGCCGAGCTATCGGGCCTGAACGCCAAGATCAAGAAGGTGCTGGAGAACAACCCAAAGCTCGACACTTATACGCGTGCGCACCTGACCGAATCGTCGGAGCGCATCGGCAAGGTGCTCGAAGCGCGATTGGTGACCTCGACGCCGTAG
- the rbsK gene encoding ribokinase, which translates to MPERKRILVLGSVNMDLVVRVPRMPRPGETVLGGTFLTNLGGKGANQAVAAARAAQAPVTFLAAVGADAYGREACATLAREKNLALDRLRTLKDQATGVALITVDATGENMISVASGANAALGVEIVEELPASVWRATRVLLACLESPLATIERALRLARGHGVLTILNPAPVCREAGRTELLELVDILTPNEVEAAALVGTTSNDISPIAAAQVLRKRGAGAVIVTCGADGCQLVAEETTHVPAREAKAVDTTAAGDAFNGALAVALTEGKSLVEATHWAAAAAAISVTRPGAIASLATREEIERACGLD; encoded by the coding sequence ATGCCAGAACGGAAGCGCATTCTCGTCCTCGGCTCGGTCAACATGGACCTGGTCGTCCGCGTGCCGCGCATGCCACGCCCAGGCGAAACCGTGCTGGGCGGCACCTTCTTGACGAACCTGGGCGGAAAGGGAGCCAACCAGGCCGTCGCCGCCGCCCGAGCCGCGCAAGCACCTGTCACGTTCCTGGCCGCTGTCGGTGCGGACGCCTACGGGCGTGAAGCCTGCGCGACCCTCGCGCGCGAGAAGAACCTCGCGCTCGACCGCCTGCGGACTTTGAAAGACCAAGCGACGGGTGTCGCCCTGATCACGGTCGACGCGACGGGCGAGAACATGATCAGCGTGGCATCCGGCGCGAATGCGGCTCTCGGCGTCGAAATCGTGGAGGAGTTGCCCGCTTCAGTGTGGCGCGCCACACGCGTGCTCCTCGCTTGCCTGGAAAGCCCTCTGGCCACGATTGAGCGCGCGCTGCGCCTTGCCCGAGGGCACGGCGTGTTGACGATCTTGAATCCTGCGCCGGTCTGTCGCGAAGCGGGACGCACCGAGCTGCTGGAACTTGTCGACATCCTTACGCCCAACGAAGTCGAGGCCGCCGCGCTTGTCGGTACGACGAGCAACGACATTTCGCCCATCGCGGCCGCGCAAGTTTTGCGCAAGCGCGGGGCCGGCGCCGTGATCGTGACCTGCGGCGCGGACGGTTGCCAATTGGTTGCCGAGGAGACAACGCACGTCCCAGCCCGAGAGGCGAAGGCCGTCGACACCACGGCCGCCGGCGATGCTTTCAACGGCGCCCTGGCTGTTGCCCTGACCGAGGGGAAGTCCCTTGTCGAAGCGACGCACTGGGCCGCGGCCGCCGCGGCAATTTCGGTAACACGACCTGGGGCGATTGCCTCACTCGCGACACGCGAGGAAATCGAGCGGGCCTGCGGGCTTGACTAG
- a CDS encoding tRNA modification GTPase, with amino-acid sequence MHDPHDTIVAIASPPGAASRGIIRISGPRALHSVAPLWHADAEESQSLDALRQATRLTGNVSADGFTTAVPCSLFVWPTARSYTRQPSVEIHTVGSAPILQAILKTLCRAGARLAAPGEFTLRAFLAGRLDLTQAEGVLGLIESRDRHELDVAVAQLAGGLGTPFVHLREELLELLAHLEAGLDFVEEDIEFIARDELRAKIVAAASQLKNLEERMAARGVLRDAVRVVLVGQPNVGKSSLFNALLKRSAALVSPVAGTTRDYLVGALTLDGTTIELVDTAGVTGMAASGAARTTAPASCEPGQDIDAAAQQATSQARREATIELVCLDASRPLDAWERGQLAAPGARIVVLTKCDLWKATSHVDRAIATSSTTGQGLDELCQHLRTCVIERAGGDTADVVAVTAARCHDSVRRAATALAQAVKLVDDRAGDELIAAEMRTAIGELGQVVGAVYTDDLLDRIFSRFCIGK; translated from the coding sequence ATGCACGACCCGCACGACACCATCGTTGCCATCGCCTCGCCCCCCGGCGCCGCGTCACGGGGAATTATCCGGATCAGCGGGCCGCGAGCGCTTCACAGTGTCGCTCCCCTGTGGCACGCCGATGCGGAAGAATCGCAGTCGCTCGATGCGCTCCGGCAGGCGACGCGACTGACCGGCAACGTCTCCGCCGATGGATTTACCACGGCGGTTCCGTGCTCACTCTTCGTTTGGCCCACCGCGCGCAGCTACACGCGGCAGCCATCGGTCGAGATTCACACCGTCGGATCGGCGCCAATCCTGCAGGCGATTCTCAAAACGCTCTGCCGGGCGGGTGCCCGCCTCGCGGCGCCTGGCGAGTTCACGCTACGCGCCTTTCTGGCCGGGCGGCTCGACCTCACGCAGGCCGAAGGCGTGCTCGGCCTTATCGAATCGCGCGATCGCCACGAGCTCGATGTCGCAGTCGCGCAGCTTGCCGGTGGATTGGGAACACCGTTCGTGCATTTGCGTGAGGAACTGCTGGAGCTGCTGGCCCACCTGGAGGCCGGCCTCGACTTTGTCGAAGAGGATATCGAGTTCATCGCGCGCGACGAACTGCGCGCGAAGATCGTCGCGGCCGCCTCTCAGCTCAAAAACCTGGAGGAACGCATGGCTGCCCGCGGCGTGTTGCGCGACGCCGTGCGTGTGGTGCTCGTCGGGCAGCCCAACGTCGGTAAGAGCAGCTTGTTCAACGCCTTGCTCAAACGTTCGGCCGCTCTCGTTTCGCCCGTCGCGGGCACGACGCGCGATTACCTAGTCGGCGCGCTAACGCTCGACGGCACGACGATCGAGCTGGTTGACACGGCCGGCGTAACCGGGATGGCAGCGTCGGGCGCGGCACGTACAACAGCGCCGGCGTCTTGCGAACCAGGTCAAGATATCGATGCGGCGGCACAGCAAGCCACCTCGCAGGCGCGCCGCGAGGCGACGATCGAGCTTGTTTGCCTCGACGCGAGCCGCCCCCTGGACGCCTGGGAGCGAGGACAACTTGCCGCGCCAGGCGCGCGCATCGTGGTCCTCACGAAGTGCGATCTATGGAAGGCCACCAGCCACGTTGATCGAGCCATCGCCACGAGCAGCACGACGGGCCAGGGGCTCGACGAACTGTGCCAGCATCTGCGCACGTGCGTGATCGAGCGTGCTGGTGGTGACACGGCCGACGTCGTTGCCGTCACGGCCGCGCGTTGTCACGATAGCGTGCGTCGCGCGGCTACGGCCCTGGCGCAGGCGGTAAAACTGGTGGACGATCGCGCAGGCGACGAGTTGATCGCCGCCGAAATGCGCACGGCGATCGGCGAACTGGGGCAAGTCGTGGGAGCCGTCTATACCGACGACCTGTTGGATCGCATCTTCAGCCGTTTTTGTATCGGCAAATAG